The following DNA comes from Hahella chejuensis KCTC 2396.
GGCGAGACAAGACAAGATTTTCCTTACCTCCCACTGTAAGCAGGTAGGCAAAGCGGCGACCGACTTCCCCGCCAGGAACATAAATTTTTCTTCCCGACTCATTTCCTACGCCATCAAACATTAGCATGTAGCCAGAGGCCGCATTTCCATATGATCGTTTAAAGCCGTGGTTTATCAGGCTCGGTTGGCTCAAGCTTGTGCGAGTAAGTTCGGCGGCGGGCGCATTCATACGGGATAAATCTCCTTATTTAGGGTGTCTCTGAAAGGTAAAACTGGCCGTATAGTAGCCAAGTCCAGGCAAACGCTGAATCAGCCTAATGGCATAAATTTTTCTGGTCAATTCTACCGAGTGAAACGACGGGAAAGGGCCAGCCAGTAGGTTTACCCACTGACTGGAGGATAGGGCTGATATTAAACGGGAAGGCTATAGATTAGTGTTATGATGTGCTGGCTCAGATAGTGCGGCGACGGCTCTAATCACCTCCACCGTGGTGAAGCAATCCGCCACAGCCCGGTGGGCGCCATACACTTCTATCCCCATTTGCGCGGCGGCCTTGGCTAAGCTCTGCCTTCTATAGCCGCCTCGTTTCGCGTCGGGCTCTTTCCGATATCTGGCGTAAGCATTCATAGCGCATTGCCAGTTTGCTTCAATCATCGGCAATCTGTAGGCGGCGCAGGTCTGCTTTAATAGCCGACGGTCAAAGTCGGCATTGTAAGCCACCACTGTTCTACCGCCGATCGCTCGCCAAAGTGAAATATACACGTCTGGAAAGTTTGGCTTGTTCGCCAGTTTTTCGTTGGTAACGCCGTGAATCTCAGCGGCTTCCGGCGGCACTGGATTAAGCGGGCGCACCAACTGGTCAAACAATACATTTCCACGCATGTCCATGACGCTGATTTCTATCACTTCCGCCTGATCGTCCAGCCCCGTGGTTTCCGTGTCCAACACCACCACGCGGGAGCTTGTTAGCCATTCTTTAAAAAGTTCTAATCCGATATTCATTTTTACAGTGTCCTAATAAGCAGAGGGCGAACGGTTGCGGCTCTCTGCTTGTGCTTCCATTTGATTAATTCATATCGCCATTATTAACTGGCGAAACGTCGTTGTTTTCGCTTGTCGTCTGCTTTGCTCGTTCGTTCCTGTCTCTTAACCAGCGGCGGCCCTTGCCGCCTTTCACTTGATGCTTCAGCCAGGCGATGACGTGGCCGTTGTGTTTGGGGTGTTTGCGTTCCATTGCCGGCGCTTTCCTCTGCACGTTTCACCACGTAGAATCACACTCGGGCTAACGCATGGGCGCGTAGCGGTGCCGACTTGTCGGCCTGGTGCGGGTTGTCAGGACTAATGCTTGTGCGGCTGACAGCGTCCCGGTCAAGTTCTGCTGTCAGTGCTCCTTTAAAGTCATTCATATCAGCAACCCCTCTATAACCGACTCGTAATAGCTATCCAGCACGCCTCCGGCCAGATCGCTTTGGCTACATACGCCATGGCTGGCGACAAGTAGCGTTCCCCAGACGGGCTTTAACAGGCTGGCCATGGTCGCCAGTAAAATCTGGTCGCGGCGCTTGGCGTTGAGCAATGCCGCATTTAGCGCCGCCGGGGATCTCAAACCGATTTGCTCCAGACGGCTAACGCCCTTGTAGCGTTCTTTCATGGTTTGGATAGCAAAGGCGCTTTCCCCCAGCAGTTCGACGGCTTGGCTCCAGTAGAAGAAAAAAGCCGGGGTCGCCTGGGGAAGTTCGTGCGGCGCTCTGTAGTGGCGCTTGCCCAGGGTTTCGAGCACGGCGAGCCGGCCTTTTGTTTTCGCCTCATGCACCCAACAGCGCAGCGCCTGCCGCGAATTAAGGGTTTTCGACATGCCCGGCGCAATCGCCAGGCCGTTGCAGATCCCCGCCGCCCAGGTTTCCATTGGGCATAAGGGGGCCTCTAAAGTGGGCGCAATCGCCCCTTTATTCATCATGGTGTTAACTCCTTTACATTGATTCCGGGTCAGCCCCGGGCCTGAATCTCCCCCGATAATTGGGTGGGGGGTGTCGGGAATTGGTAACTTTGGTAACCAAGTTCCGAAAAAGTAATTTAAACCTATGTTTTTAAAGTGTTTTTCAGCCTCCGCGATTTGGTAACTAAAAGGTAACTAGAAGGTAACCTAAAAAGTTACCACGTTGATTTATAACGATTTTCCATTTTTGAAAAAGGGAACCTGCGAGTAACTTTTCAGAGCTTCAAAAGGTAACCTCGGTTACTAAAAAGTTACCTAAAAGTTACTTTTTTATTTTCTCTATAAGTCATTGTATTAATTAATAAATTCAGTACTTTTTTAATAGTGGTTACCAAAGTTACCAATTCCCGACACCCCCCTGAAAAAACGGGCTTCCCATGCTTAACGCGCACATAGGCGCACGTATTTACATATTTAGTTAGCGCTTAAAAACCCAACAATGAATGGTCTTTCCGAGCAATTTGCTTTTCACTTTTCGGGTGTCGGAGTACTTGTAGCGCCGGCTATTCGGCAACAGCTTTTTCAACATCTTAAGGTCCAGGGATCGCTGGCCATGGTTGCGGCACATCTCATCAAAATGGTTCAGGTTGATAGCGATCCCGCCCGTTCCGACCAGGTGGTTAAGCATCTCCACCATAGCGCTTTGGTGGTACGCCTGCGGGTCCGGTTGCTGGTTCAAGTACTCGTATGAATCCCAGAACTCCGCCACCGCCGGATGGTCGTCCGCCAGGCGCTCCTGACGACTGAGAGCACGCCCATACAGATAATCGCTCAAACCACTGAAAACGCTTTCATTAAGAGTTGGGAAGATATGCCGCAACGCTTTTGCAGCCGCCATTAACTGGGCGTGGTTTTTCACCAAACGCAGCAGGCTGGTTTTAATTTCCCCGCGGCTGGTGAAGACTTCCTCATAGTGATTAAACTCGTTGAAGAACGTGTTTAGGATCTGCGTTTCATTCTCCAGCGCCTTACGCAGAAAGCCCGCCATCTGGTCGACGCCTTGCCGTTCGAACCACTGCGCCAGCTTTCGCGTGCCAGGTGTGTGGTGTTCCGTCGTACAGTGGCAATGGACAATCCGTTGCAGCAAGGGCGGCGATCCGTCCACCTCGGCATTTTGCGCAAACACCAAGCCGCCTAAAAAGAGCGGTTCTTCCGTGTCGTTGCCGCGCTTGGCGACGCCCAACGTTCCGACCGCGCGCCCGTTAAAGAAGGGTTTAAACTCGTCGAAATCAAACTGCTTCTTTTTCACGTCCGGCTCGTCGCCCCGGTCGGATTCGATCAACACCAGGGGCATATTAGAGCTTTGCGTAAATGCGCGCCGGCGTCCGGCGGCCGTTGACTTCATGGCGTCGAATCCTTCGTAGTCGTCGCGGCCCAAGAGTTTCCAAAGAAACTCAATCAGCGTGGATTTACCGGCGCCCGGATCGCCCGTCAGTTCAAGAAAGGGGAAGCTCTTGTGCTTCGCCCGGATCTGCTGAACGAACAACGAGCCCAGCCAGAAGGCCAGCGCCGTTAATCCCTGCCAGGAAAAGGTCGTTATAAAGTTGTCGATCCACTCCGGGTTGAACTCCCCAGGCTGCACCCGAAAGCCCTTGAAGCTGGTTTTGATGCCGCTCCGCTCCAGTTCAAAATACCCCTCCGCATTCAGTTCCAGTTGTTTGCCTTTGCTGAAAGCAAAGGTCTGGTAGACGTAGGCTTGGCTGTCGGCGTGGTAACCCACATACGGAATGGATTGAATCTCTTTGACCTTACGGTTTAACCACTGCTCATGCAGCATGGCCATGTCTTTGGAGCTACCGGAAAACGCGCCATAGCCTTTGGTGATCATCGCCTTATGAAAGCTAGACGGCGTGTCGATGTTGCTCCCGTCCAACTGGATTAACGCATCCGCGTTATTGCTGCTGTACTGCACCCGGAACACATAGAATTTTTCGTCCAGGATCTCGTCCCGCTCCGCATAAAGCAGTTCCGGCACAAAGTTACTGATCGGGAAGGCTGTGCAGTGCTGGCTAAACGAGTCGTAGCCTTTACCTAGCGTCAATACTGCACCTTCCAGTGCTTCATATAGCTTAGTCACGTCCACTGATACGGAATGCAGCCGGTTATCAAAGTCGATAACGAAGTGAGAATGGCTCTTCCACAAATAGTATGCGTACGCCTTCCACATCACGTTTTTCGCCGTGAACATTTTCCCCCGGTACTGCGCTTCCTCCAGAAACGTATTGTGGATCATGTCCAGGCGGTAAAGGTCGTCCCAGTCCTTGCTGGTCCCAGTTAGAGAGATCTCGACTTTTTCACCCGCCATCTGGAGCTTGGTGTAGTGGGATTTCATGCTCTTGCGGCCCGCTGCGTCATCATCCAACGCC
Coding sequences within:
- a CDS encoding 3'-5' exonuclease yields the protein MNIGLELFKEWLTSSRVVVLDTETTGLDDQAEVIEISVMDMRGNVLFDQLVRPLNPVPPEAAEIHGVTNEKLANKPNFPDVYISLWRAIGGRTVVAYNADFDRRLLKQTCAAYRLPMIEANWQCAMNAYARYRKEPDAKRGGYRRQSLAKAAAQMGIEVYGAHRAVADCFTTVEVIRAVAALSEPAHHNTNL
- a CDS encoding toprim domain-containing protein, whose protein sequence is MQTFDNRNEIAEALASDGQFAFKRVGEYLQQGKCPNCGKKELFVSMKEPWRVSCNRLKHCGYSETTREIYPELFNNYSERFPTTEANPNATADAYLAHNRRFPLSEMVGWYEQGSYKLPKSQEWCNTVRFYLNSDRTLYWERLIDKQKDDGQRINFSGKRHNVNGRWVLVDPVKGKWWMPPTQELKQGDRVYIVEGIFHALALHFSERKAVAILAAGYYPSEAIKPYLGKKITWVLALDDDAAGRKSMKSHYTKLQMAGEKVEISLTGTSKDWDDLYRLDMIHNTFLEEAQYRGKMFTAKNVMWKAYAYYLWKSHSHFVIDFDNRLHSVSVDVTKLYEALEGAVLTLGKGYDSFSQHCTAFPISNFVPELLYAERDEILDEKFYVFRVQYSSNNADALIQLDGSNIDTPSSFHKAMITKGYGAFSGSSKDMAMLHEQWLNRKVKEIQSIPYVGYHADSQAYVYQTFAFSKGKQLELNAEGYFELERSGIKTSFKGFRVQPGEFNPEWIDNFITTFSWQGLTALAFWLGSLFVQQIRAKHKSFPFLELTGDPGAGKSTLIEFLWKLLGRDDYEGFDAMKSTAAGRRRAFTQSSNMPLVLIESDRGDEPDVKKKQFDFDEFKPFFNGRAVGTLGVAKRGNDTEEPLFLGGLVFAQNAEVDGSPPLLQRIVHCHCTTEHHTPGTRKLAQWFERQGVDQMAGFLRKALENETQILNTFFNEFNHYEEVFTSRGEIKTSLLRLVKNHAQLMAAAKALRHIFPTLNESVFSGLSDYLYGRALSRQERLADDHPAVAEFWDSYEYLNQQPDPQAYHQSAMVEMLNHLVGTGGIAINLNHFDEMCRNHGQRSLDLKMLKKLLPNSRRYKYSDTRKVKSKLLGKTIHCWVFKR